The DNA sequence ATCTTGACATTGAACTTGCTTCAAAGATGGAAAAAGAATTTGCAGTTTTTCTCCTGTACAGTGGTTGTGATGCGAACCCTCCAAATCTCTGTTCGCAGATGGAAAGCTCTTTTGTGCCAAGAAACAATATAGAAGAGGCTATTCTGCTGTTGTTGGTTCTACTAGGAAAATTTGTTGCCGGAACGATTGAATGGGACCCATCAATCCTTGATCATCTTTCTTTTGCCTTGTCCATTTCAGGGAAAGTGAGGGCCCTAGCCCATCAGGTTGAAGAATTGATTCCTGGAATTATGGGAAGACAAGAAAGATATTGCACTCTAGCCCTTTGTTACTATGGTGAAGGTGAGGACTTGGTTGCTTTGAATcttttgaaaaatattttaaataatcgAGAGAACATGGACTGCATTCTGGAGTTGTTACTGGCTTCGAAGATTTGCAGTGAAAATTTGGTTTGCATTGAGGATGGGACCAAATACGCGTACAAAGCACTGTcagatttggatggaaaatgcAGCCAAATGTCGACCATCGCAAATTGCTTACTTGGTCTTTCCCTGTCAGTTAAATCCAGATCAGTCACTTCTGATTCTGAAAGGATTTTGAAGCAGTCTGAAGCAATACAAGCACTACAAACTGCTAATAAAATTACGAAATATAGGAATCCTTACATTTTATTTCATCTTTGTCTAGAACACGCTGAGCAAAGGAAGTTGGATATTGCACTTTATTATGCAAAGCAGCTATTAAAACTTGAGGCTGGGTCCAGTGTAAAATCATATGCTCTTTTGGCACAAATATTGTCAGCTCAAAAACGGTTCATTGATGCTGAGACTGTAATCAATGCTGCTCTAGATCAGACGGGGAAGTGGGATCAAGGAGAACTGTTGCGAACAAAAGCAAAACTACATATTGCACAAGGCCAGCTGAAGAATGCCATAGAAACATACACCCATCTTCTGGCTGTTCTTCAAGTTCGGACTAAAAACTTAGGTGTTGACAAGAGGCTTTTAAAGGTAAATGGTGGTAATTCATTGTGATCCATTTACTATATTTGAAAAGTGTCTTCACTGTCTTGCTGGcaaatattttcttatttatagccaaaatttgCATTATTTCATAACACTAGTGGATCATAAACTTCATGTATTTCCAAATATAGATTTGACAATATTTTAGCGTTATAATGCATAACCATTATTTGTTATTTGAGATGCTTAAGGAATATGCTATTTAAAGTTTATCCTGAGTACCCAATTAATATTTACAGAAAACTGTTTTTAGGTAGCAAATTGTAGGATATATTATGTCTCTTTATTCATTTACAGAGTAGGAGAAACCataatagaagtttggaaatgGAGACTTGGCACGACTTGGCCAATTTATATACAAGCTTGTCCCAATGGCGGGATGCTGAGGTCTGCCTTTCAAAATCCCAGAGCATCAATCCTCATTCTGCTTCCAGATGGCATTCTACAGGTATATTGCTGTAGCTATATTTGTTTATATGAAACACTGGAACTAGTTGGAGTCTTTCCGTCTTGGATTCTTATATTGATGGCATGATTACTTTCTGCTACGCATGTGTCTCCTTAGCAGAAAATCTCAAAAGAGTAAAAAGCCATAGCTTGTTACTTTTGGGAGGCAAGTACTCAAGTTTGTTGCGAAAACTGTCTTTCATAATCCTTCACTGTGGACCTTCTTGTAAAACTTTGGTTATTTTGCTAGGTTTACTCTATGAAGCTAAGGGTCTCCAGCAAGAAGCTTTGGAATCTTTCAGGAAGGCATTAGATGTCGAACCTACCCACGTCCCAAGCTTGATATCCGCTGCCTGTATTCTAAGACAGTTCGGTGGCCAATCTTTACCAGTCGCCAGAAGCTTTCTCATGGATGCGCTACGACTTGACAGAGGAAACCCTTGCGCTTGGTACAATCTCGGGCTGCTGTACAAAGCTGATGCGAGGGCATCAATGCTAGAAGCAGCCGAGTGCTTTGAGGCAGCAGCCTTTTTTGAAGAAAATGCTCCGATCGAACCCTTTCGATGACCACCTCTACTTGTTGCACCTTCGAAACTATGTATGATAGAATCAGAAAGTGGTTtgtaagatatatatatatatatatatatttttttttttttttgaaatgatACAAAAAGGTGAATACATAGAAAAGATAAAATGTTGGTATCCTTGTTTTATCTGCTTCACttgaaaatatatatgtgaaagtttgtttatttatttattcaccTATTATTTACCCAAACAGGATGGTTTAACTTTGACATTAATCTAAGCATTTGTGTATGTGATAACATTTCTGTGAGTTGGCGCTATTGCTTCCCTTGCTGCTTGGCAGTTGAGAATACCGTTATATTGTAGTACTAGTCATTAGTCTGGTGCGAAGGTTAATAACAATTTGCTATCATAAACTTTGTTCTCTGAACTGTTTTCGTTTCATGTTTAATGGTTTAGGTTCGCATTTCTTTTTCTCAACCCAACCTTGCATGTTC is a window from the Malus domestica chromosome 16, GDT2T_hap1 genome containing:
- the LOC103439128 gene encoding protein NPGR2-like isoform X2, coding for MRTKKWMSKRRFSIKGRLEKILKCIRSGEQLRVDEVPHSSDSLATRDYSASGGTGCSTRTGEVETKVDNSNIEEAESSLRESGYLNYEEARALLGRLEYQKGNTEAALHVFEGIDIAGVIPKMKVSISRRCETNRRRSQSDSVPPMSMHAVSLLLEAIFLKAKSLQGLGRLGEAAQSCKLILDTVESALPDGLPENFASDCKLQETVGKAVELLPELWILAGAPQEAILSYRQALLYRWNLDIELASKMEKEFAVFLLYSGCDANPPNLCSQMESSFVPRNNIEEAILLLLVLLGKFVAGTIEWDPSILDHLSFALSISGKVRALAHQVEELIPGIMGRQERYCTLALCYYGEGEDLVALNLLKNILNNRENMDCILELLLASKICSENLVCIEDGTKYAYKALSDLDGKCSQMSTIANCLLGLSLSVKSRSVTSDSERILKQSEAIQALQTANKITKYRNPYILFHLCLEHAEQRKLDIALYYAKQLLKLEAGSSVKSYALLAQILSAQKRFIDAETVINAALDQTGKWDQGELLRTKAKLHIAQGQLKNAIETYTHLLAVLQVRTKNLGVDKRLLKSRRNHNRSLEMETWHDLANLYTSLSQWRDAEVCLSKSQSINPHSASRWHSTGLLYEAKGLQQEALESFRKALDVEPTHVPSLISAACILRQFGGQSLPVARSFLMDALRLDRGNPCAWYNLGLLYKADARASMLEAAECFEAAAFFEENAPIEPFR
- the LOC103439128 gene encoding protein NPGR2-like isoform X1 — translated: MRTKKWMSKRRFSIKGRLEKILKCIRSGEQLRVDEVPHSSDSLATRDYSASGGTGCSTRTGEVETKVDNSNIEEAESSLRESGYLNYEEARALLGRLEYQKGNTEAALHVFEGIDIAGVIPKMKVSISRRCETNRRRSQSDSVPPMSMHAVSLLLEAIFLKAKSLQGLGRLGEAAQSCKLILDTVESALPDGLPENFASDCKLQETVGKAVELLPELWILAGAPQEAILSYRQALLYRWNLDIELASKMEKEFAVFLLYSGCDANPPNLCSQMESSFVPRNNIEEAILLLLVLLGKFVAGTIEWDPSILDHLSFALSISGKVRALAHQVEELIPGIMGRQERYCTLALCYYGEGEDLVALNLLKNILNNRENMDCILELLLASKICSENLVCIEDGTKYAYKALSDLDGKCSQMSTIANCLLGLSLSVKSRSVTSDSERILKQSEAIQALQTANKITKYRNPYILFHLCLEHAEQRKLDIALYYAKQLLKLEAGSSVKSYALLAQILSAQKRFIDAETVINAALDQTGKWDQGELLRTKAKLHIAQGQLKNAIETYTHLLAVLQVRTKNLGVDKRLLKSRRNHNRSLEMETWHDLANLYTSLSQWRDAEVCLSKSQSINPHSASRWHSTENLKRVKSHSLLLLGGLLYEAKGLQQEALESFRKALDVEPTHVPSLISAACILRQFGGQSLPVARSFLMDALRLDRGNPCAWYNLGLLYKADARASMLEAAECFEAAAFFEENAPIEPFR
- the LOC103439128 gene encoding protein NPGR2-like isoform X4 encodes the protein MRTKKWMSKRRFSIKGRLEKILKCIRSGEQLRVDEVPHSSDSLATRDYSASGGTGCSTRTGEVETKVDNSNIEEAESSLRESGYLNYEEARALLGRLEYQKGNTEAALHVFEGIDIAGVIPKMKVSISRRCETNRRRSQSDSVPPMSMHAVSLLLEAIFLKAKSLQGLGRLGEAAQSCKLILDTVESALPDGLPENFASDCKLQETVGKAVELLPELWILAGAPQEAILSYRQALLYRWNLDIELASKMEKEFAVFLLYSGCDANPPNLCSQMESSFVPRNNIEEAILLLLVLLGKFVAGTIEWDPSILDHLSFALSISGKVRALAHQVEELIPGIMGRQERYCTLALCYYGEEHAEQRKLDIALYYAKQLLKLEAGSSVKSYALLAQILSAQKRFIDAETVINAALDQTGKWDQGELLRTKAKLHIAQGQLKNAIETYTHLLAVLQVRTKNLGVDKRLLKSRRNHNRSLEMETWHDLANLYTSLSQWRDAEVCLSKSQSINPHSASRWHSTGLLYEAKGLQQEALESFRKALDVEPTHVPSLISAACILRQFGGQSLPVARSFLMDALRLDRGNPCAWYNLGLLYKADARASMLEAAECFEAAAFFEENAPIEPFR
- the LOC103439128 gene encoding protein NPGR2-like isoform X3; the encoded protein is MRTKKWMSKRRFSIKGRLEKILKCIRSGEQLRVDEVPHSSDSLATRDYSASGGTGCSTRTGEVETKVDNSNIEEAESSLRESGYLNYEEARALLGRLEYQKGNTEAALHVFEGIDIAGVIPKMKVSISRRCETNRRRSQSDSVPPMSMHAVSLLLEAIFLKAKSLQGLGRLGEAAQSCKLILDTVESALPDGLPENFASDCKLQETVGKAVELLPELWILAGAPQEAILSYRQALLYRWNLDIELASKMEKEFAVFLLYSGCDANPPNLCSQMESSFVPRNNIEEAILLLLVLLGKFVAGTIEWDPSILDHLSFALSISGKVRALAHQVEELIPGIMGRQERYCTLALCYYGEEHAEQRKLDIALYYAKQLLKLEAGSSVKSYALLAQILSAQKRFIDAETVINAALDQTGKWDQGELLRTKAKLHIAQGQLKNAIETYTHLLAVLQVRTKNLGVDKRLLKSRRNHNRSLEMETWHDLANLYTSLSQWRDAEVCLSKSQSINPHSASRWHSTENLKRVKSHSLLLLGGLLYEAKGLQQEALESFRKALDVEPTHVPSLISAACILRQFGGQSLPVARSFLMDALRLDRGNPCAWYNLGLLYKADARASMLEAAECFEAAAFFEENAPIEPFR